In the Brassica napus cultivar Da-Ae unplaced genomic scaffold, Da-Ae ScsIHWf_1115;HRSCAF=1585, whole genome shotgun sequence genome, one interval contains:
- the LOC106376057 gene encoding uncharacterized protein LOC106376057: MFSSNLCQSRNLSHPACYSFSEDWRSDLLPLITGNKRRFSIFSSAEQKIINAAREMKELPDLSALIKKKLSEAKRGSSATPSETTPSGTTPREETPREKTPREKTPRGAIPPAPLPLAVSPRPSSGPVIVGSSREDLTLISERETAEPSVTGGNKKRSAPDSSTPATSQARTESDGPPKKKKKNEKKKKKSAEEQSEPAEDTGNRETVIEKSLSRDAAARGVVDSDNSPSIPLKRKKSSRSHELSTPASSASAAKIPPAAPQTLVEGGSTSEDRRVKFRDHVEFKYVGETPLSFAPTDCAELVRQIKGGRKDLPAVKDLIFKDAYVDAARTKILSDGSMNYVVELYDSALKEATSKLKQADKLARAKDVSHDRKTKEFKATIDKVAEERAQLIERKKAQKAHFLEKFGELKDKFDAAGVKIRGLEEEKRAWLREKAAMEEKMVSTALRHLKEVNRLRDSRGHEVTHERFRVQTAMIAKSNKRFSQIRDLEKRRSEFETVRSLQSQAFGTKKCLEALKESGIDIPQETIDLFAEQEKEYETAADRLAVGGIPEELLCLSPLHLRSPFLNENVWATIDPYGSNAGLIDAGTAAFLQTPSSSQGDHANEESVEPSGRELGEPSFHEGRIVGEVARLEDTTVAPALDPTTLSTSIVVNEDPLVPALGTGAETRTEAVNLLELSDSSTEEEGGEHPEETESGLVGNPQNEEGMADRIDNLPVLPADVTAQVVEGGSNRAED; encoded by the exons ATGTTTTCCTCCAACTTATGTCAGTCACGAAATTTATCTCATCCAGCTTGCTACTCTTTTTCAGAGGATTGGAGGTCTGATCTATTACCTTTGATTACCGGTAACAAGCGACGGTTTTCGATATTCAGTAGTGCCGAGCAAAAGATCATCAACGCGGCCAGGGAAATGAAAGAGCTTCCAGACTTGAGTGCGCTAATCAAGAAAAAGCTGAGCGAGGCAAAAAGGGGATCTTCTGCGACTCCTAGCGAGACAACTCCTAGTGGGACGACTCCTCGCGAAGAGACTCCTCGTGAAAAGACTCCTCGCGAGAAGACTCCTCGTGGAGCAATTCCTCCCGCTCCTCTTCCTCTTGCAGTTTCTCCCAGACCGTCTTCGGGCCCAGTTATTGTCGGCTCCTCGAGGGAGGATCTCACATTGATCTCTGAACGAGAGACTGCTGAACCATCGGTGACTGGTGGCAATAAGAAGAGATCTGCTCCTGACTCCTCTACGCCGGCTACCTCTCAAGCAAGGACCGAATCCGATGGTcctccgaagaagaaaaagaaaaatgagaagaagaagaagaaatctgcTGAGGAACAGTCGGAGCCTGCTGAGGACACCGGGAATCGTGAGACTGTTATCGAGAAAAGTCTTTCTCGCGATGCTGCGGCTCGGGGAGTCGTCGATTCGGATAACTCCCCGTCCATCCCTCTGAAGAGGAAAAAGAGTTCCCGCAGTCATGAGTTGTCTACTCCGGCTTCGTCTGCTTCTGCTGCGAAGATTCCTCCAGCTGCACCTCAGACTCTTGTTGAAGGCGGTTCGACCTCTGAAGATCGTCGGGTCAAATTTCGTGACCACGTGGAGTTCAAGTACGTCGGCGAAACTCCTCTCTCTTTTGCCCCGACTGACTGTGCTGAGCTTGTTCGGCAAATTAAGGGTGGTCGCAAGGACCTGCCCGCTGTCAAGGACCTTATTTTCAAGGACGCGTATGTCGATGCGGCGAGGACTAAAATTCTG AGCGACGGGAGCATGAACTACGTCGTCGAGTTATATGATTCAGCCCTTAAGGAGGCCACGTCCAAGTTAAAGCAAGCCGACAAGCTCGCTCGAGCGAAGGATGTATCTCATGACCGCAAGACGAAGGAATTTAAGGCGACAATTGATAAGGTCGCGGAGGAACGGGCTCAActgattgagaggaagaaggcTCAGAAGGCTCATTTCCTGGAGAAATTCGGGGAGTTGAAAGATAAATTTGATGCTGCGGGTGTAAAGATACGAGGACTTGAGGAGGAGAAGAGGGCCTGGTTAAGAGAGAAGGCAGCCATGGAGGAGAAGATGGTGTCCACCGCGCTGAGGCACTTGAAAGAGGTCAACAGACTGAGGGACTCTCGGGGTCATGAGGTTACTCACGAGCGGTTTCGTGTACAGACGGCCATGATTGCTAAGAGCAACAAGCGTTTCTCCCAAATTCGAGATCTCGAGAAGCGTCGTAGTGAGTTTGAAACAGTTAGATCCTTGCAGAGCCAAGCTTTTGGGACAAAGAAATGCCTCGAAGCGCTTAAGGAGAGCGGGATCGACATTCCGCAAGAGACGATTGACTTGTTCGCCGAACAAGAGAAGGAGTACGAAACTGCGGCTGATCGACTAGCTGTCGGAGGAATTCCCGAGGAGCTTCTCTGTCTTTCTCCTCTTCATCTTCGATCTCCTTTTCTAAACGAGAATGTGTGGGCGACGATCGACCCATATGGATCGAACGCGGGCCTGATTGATGCTGGGACCGCTGCTTTCCTTCAAACTCCTAGTAGTTCTCAAGGAGATCATGCGAACGAAGAATCTGTAGAACCATCTGGAAGAGAGCTCGGGGAGCCGTCTTTTCATGAAGGTAGGATCGTTGGTGAGGTTGCAAGGCTCGAGGATACGACCGTTGCACCTGCTTTGGATCCGACTACGCTCTCCACCAGCATCGTTGTGAATGAAGATCCGTTGGTCCCGGCTCTTGGGACTGGTGCCGAGACGAGGACAGAGGCTGTTAATCTTCTCGAACTCTCAGATTCTTCGACTGAAGAAGAGGGTGGCGAACACCCGGAGGAGACTGAATCTGGTTTAGTTGGTAACCCGCAAAATGAAGAGGGAATGGCCGACAGAATTGACAATCTACCAGTCCTTCCAGCGGACGTGACTGCTCAGGTCGTCGAGGGAGGTTCCAACCGTGCCGAAGACTAG